The following are encoded in a window of Ogataea parapolymorpha DL-1 chromosome VII, whole genome shotgun sequence genomic DNA:
- a CDS encoding putative secreted protein yields the protein MKNKRSKSTHGCVCCRKRKVKCSETLPECAQCVRNSYICVWAEGVVPKSSLNEFQLQKKQTSPFVFVYGNKRQKREIQSAKRTENETVSIKSVDRVRRQDQLDDAIFRKYVASLCSQSALLGFGLGFPGLFSPKDAYIYDAFVNGFMVAVSTQLTHERLQPGAVFIPHGAANPWLLDVFYACGAAFLAANRKDMRELAESRMAKVMGQFQQIVVRSSFDSDNKWLVVALLSLALREKFYGLDGHRTVLFLKMVFQLIRNWPKTRLANSRHSEGLPEDIRSVVCEQTWLLTPIERTLVESYAYNYSIIGLVLDQKSQILLDSPFEVFEELQPLLDQQLYKCPAPWMNNPVMGAALPAFELASKAGWLQLHYPFDESLRHQAIALLRHAKYFVPPVLPPEVRFNQPKHVCKRLLDSCHAARIVAQGAYILLYKLLYPETLEMESDIQRRISDFISDLEQLSFHSSISAILTWPFSIIGTAIVEKDQRDYMLWRLHNFGCAIKNSCFDIIIEFLNRIWKSGLGWQALLDKTNFDNLFI from the exons atgaaaaataagaGATCTAAAAGTACACACGGATGTGTATGCT GTCGCAAACGCAAGGTGAAATGCTCCGAAACGCTGCCGGAGTGTGCGCAATGCGTTCGGAATTCGTATATCTGTGTCTGGGCAGAAGGAGTGGTGCCGAAGTCCTCCCTGaacgagttccagctccagaaaaaacaaaCCAGCCcgtttgtgtttgtgtaTGGGAACAAACGTCAGAAACGAGAAATACAGAGTGCCAAGCGTACAGAAAATGAAACAGTCTCCATCAAGTCCGTCGACCGCGTACGTCGCCAGGACCAGCTCGATGACGCCATTTTCCGCAAATATGTTGCGAGCTTGTGCTCACAAAGCGCTCTACTTGGTTTCGGTCTGGGTTTTCCAGGGCTCTTCTCCCCAAAAGACGCATATATTTACGACGCGTTTGTCAACGGGTTTATGGTTGCGGTGTCCACCCAGCTCACGCACGAAAGACTGCAACCTGGAGCTGTTTTCATTCCTCACGGAGCAGCAAATCCGTGGCTTTTGGACGTTTTTTATGCCTGCGGGGCAGCTTTTCTGGCAGCCAACCGTAAAGACATGCGTGAGCTGGCCGAATCCAGAATGGCAAAGGTTATGGGCCAATTCCAGCAAATCGTAGTCAGGTCTTCTTTCGATAGCGACAACAAGTGGCTCGTTGTTGCTCTTTTGTCGCTTGCGCTGCGAGAAAAGTTCTACGGTCTTGACGGCCATCGCACTgtgctgtttttgaaaatggttttccagctcatcCGCAACTGGCCAAAAACACGGTTGGCAAATTCGAGACACTCAGAGGGCCTCCCTGAAGACATTCGGTCTGTTGTTTGTGAACAGACCTGGCTTCTCACGCCAATTGAGCGCACCTTGGTGGAGAGTTATGCGTACAACTACTCTATTATTGGATTAGTTCTGGATCAGAAATCTCAGATCTTGCTGGACTCGCCCTTTGAAGTATTTGAAGAGCTCcagccgctgctggaccagcagctctACAAGTGCCCTGCTCCTTGGATGAACAACCCGGTTATGGGAGCCGCTCTTCCAGCGTTCGAGTTGGCATCAAAGGCCGGGTGGTTGCAACTGCACTATCCGTTTGACGAAAGTCTGAGACACCAGGCAATCGCGTTACTTCGGCATGCTAAGTACTTTGTTCCTCCTGTACTGCCCCCTGAAGTGCGGTTCAACCAGCCCAAACACGTCTGCAAGCGACTCTTGGATAGCTGTCATGCCGCGCGCATAGTGGCCCAAGGAGCGTACATTCTTCTCTACAAGCTACTCTATCCTGAGACTTTAGAGATGGAGAGTGATATCCAGCGCCGCATAAGCGATTTTATCAGcgatctggagcagctgagCTTCCACTCAAGCATATCAGCAATTTTAACGTGGCCATTTTCCATCATTGGCACGGCCATTGTGGAAAAAGACCAGCGTGATTATATGCTTTGGCGACTGCACAACTTTGGCTGTGCAATCAAGAACTCGTGCTTCGACATCATCATCGAGTTTTTGAACCGCATTTGGAAAAGCGGTCTGGGTTGGCAGGCCCTACTTGACAAAACTAATTTTGacaatttatttatttga